The genomic window AAAAAGAGATAGAAAACGGTGGTGAAAAAACAATCCGCCAGGATGATGCTGATCAGGGACGTCACCACGGAAATCATGGTGGCCTTGCCCACCCCTTCGGCACCTCCACGCACCACGAAAGCCATGTAGCAACCGACCATGGCGATGATGCCGGCAAAGACCACGCTCTTGGTCAATCCCGTGAGGATATCCTTGAGCAGCAGCGCGTCAATCGTATTCTGGATATAAAGCGAGGAACGAATCCCCACCGCCGTCGTGCCCACGGCGTAGCCGCCGATCATGCCGATCAGGTCTGCGAGAACGGTGAGGCACGGAAGCATTACCAGCATGGCGATGAACCGCGGCACGACCAGGTAGGCGACGGGATTGATCGCCATGACTTCCAGCGCCAGGATTTCCTCGGTGACGAGCATGGTCCCGAGCTCCGCCGTGAAGGCCGCGCTGACCCGCCCGGCAACAACGATCGCCGTCAGCAGAGGCGCCATTTCCCGGGTTAGGGCCACGCCGGCGAGGCTGGCCGCATAGTTGATCGCCCCGAATTTTTCCAGCTGGTAGGCGGTCTGAAGCACGAGAATGATGCCGATCACGAAGGACACCAGCGCAACGATAGGAATCGACTTCACCCCCACCTCATCCATCTGGATCAGCGCCGCCCTGAGACGCAGAGGTTTGCCCTGCAACGGCTTGACGATCGCCCATCGCATGGTGTCCCGAAAGAGGTAGGCGATACTGGTCAAATGCCGCAGGAAAAGAATCGTTGTGCTCTCGGAGCGTTCATGGGCAGCCGATTCACTCACGCCTTTCCTTCTCCTTCAAAGAGCCCCTCCAGGCTGGGAATCATTTCGAAGACATTCTTCAAATAGGCCAAATCGAACACGGCCTCGACCGCGGGAGTGGCCCCGGCCAGGGTGAAGCGGACGTTGTTCTTGCGGGAAAGCTGAAGACCCTCCACAAAAGTAGCGATTCCGGAACTGTCCACGTAGGGAACCCGTGACAGGTCGACGACGATGTGCGTCGGTTCGTCCTTGAAGAGGGGCAGCAGAGCGTTCCTGACGTCCGGCGAGTTGCTCATGTCCAACTCCCCTTCCAGGCTCATGACGAAAACCCGGGCATTTCTTCTTGCGACCTCAATTTTCACTTCCTGGGCTCCTCCCTGTGGGTTCTGTATTTGACGAGCCTGAGCAACATCCCTCCATCGGCAGGGATGTCGTAGGTGATCTCATCCATCGCGCTCCTGATAAAGTGCAGTCCCAGCCCGCCGGGCTTGACTTCCTGGAGATCCCGCGGTGCGAAACCATCCGGGTCCGCCGGAATCCCGAAGTCCCTGATACCGATCTCGAGTCGATCCTCGTGGGCGGTGAAGGTGATGACAATCCTCTTGTCCGGGCTGTTCGCGTAGGCGTGGCGAATCACATTGGTGCAGGCTTCATCCACCGCCAGCACCATCCGGTTGACGTCCTCGGGCGGATAGTCCATGCGTTGGGCCAACCGTTCCACAACCCCCCGCACCAGGAAGAGCGACGCCGGATCGGTCGGAATGTCAAGAATAACCGGACCACTGAGTTGCAGCAAGGACATTATGGTTTCCCGACCCCTATCAGAACCATGGTTGTGTCGTCCGCCGGAGGACACTGCCCCACGAACTCGTTCAAGGCATCCATCAGGCGACGGTGCACTTCCGCGATCCCACCGCGTGCCGGACATACCGCCGCCTGCACTCGTTCCCAGCCGAACCGCTCCCCGCACGCGCTTTTCGCATCGACGAGGCCGTCCGTAAACAGCAGCAGGCGATCCCCCCGCTTCAACCGCAGGCTCCTGGAAACGTAGGCGCAGTCGTCCAGGATTCCGAGGGGAGGGCCGCCTACTCCCCGAACCGGAACAAATTCCCCGCCCGCCTCGTTCCAGAGCACCGGCGGAATATGCCCCGCGTTGACGTAATCGATTCTCGAATCCGAGGAATCCAGGACCATGTACAGCAGCGTGACGAACATTCCCCGGCGGCTCTGTTCGAACAAAAGCCGATTCATCTGCCGCATCAGGATGGCCGGCTCCTTTTCGCGGACCGCCAGCAGGCGGAAGTCGGACATCAGCTTGGCCATGCACAGCGCCGAAGCGACCCCCTTGCCCGAGACGTCTCCGATGAGAATGCCCAGGCGGTCTCCACCGAGCGGGATGAAATCGTAGAAGTCTCCCCCTATCGCGAGGGCGGGCCGGTAGTGGGCATGAAACGTGTACCCGGGCATCTCCGGAATACTCTGGGGCAGGAAACTCAACTGAATGCTCGTGGCGAAAGCGAGGTCGCTCTCCATCTGCTGTTTGCGCAAAAGGTCCCGGTGCATGCGCGCGTTCTCGATGGCAATGGCCGCATGATCGCACAGCAACCCCAGCGTTTCCTCGTCCTCCGCCACAAAGGACGTTCCGTCCAGGCGGTTGATGACCTGGGAGACCCCGATGACGCGGTCCTTGATCTTCAGCGGCACGCACAGCATCGAGTGTGTCCGGTAGCCGGTCTTGCGGTCGAACTCCTGGTGAAACCGGGCGTCGCGGTAGACGTCTTCGATGAGCAGCGGCTTGCCGGTCTGGAACACGTGGCCCGCAATGCCGTCCCCTTTGCGCAACCGGAAGCCCGCTTTCAGTTTCCCGGCCACTGGTCCCTGCGCCACCGCGAACACCAGCTCGTCCGTGGCTTCGTCGACCAGCATGAGACTACAGGCATCCGCCTTCAGGATGGACCGGGACGTGGTCATGATGTTTTCGAGAACCTCGTCCAGCTCCAGTGTCGAATTGATCAGAGCGGATGTTCTGAAACATTCCCTAAGGTTATCGATGCGCTCGCGGTACCGCTCCATTTCCGCGGCATGCAGGCCTTCGGGCTCCCGTGTTCCCGATTCCATGCCACCCCCCCGTGATCGTCATCCGGCGTTACCGACAGACGCCGCAGCCCCAATCCGGCCTGCGGCGCGGCCCAAGGTTGCGGGTCTCAACGCCACCGCCGACTATTCCTGCTTCACAATGTT from Syntrophobacter fumaroxidans MPOB includes these protein-coding regions:
- a CDS encoding MlaE family ABC transporter permease, whose translation is MSESAAHERSESTTILFLRHLTSIAYLFRDTMRWAIVKPLQGKPLRLRAALIQMDEVGVKSIPIVALVSFVIGIILVLQTAYQLEKFGAINYAASLAGVALTREMAPLLTAIVVAGRVSAAFTAELGTMLVTEEILALEVMAINPVAYLVVPRFIAMLVMLPCLTVLADLIGMIGGYAVGTTAVGIRSSLYIQNTIDALLLKDILTGLTKSVVFAGIIAMVGCYMAFVVRGGAEGVGKATMISVVTSLISIILADCFFTTVFYLFF
- a CDS encoding STAS domain-containing protein, with protein sequence MKIEVARRNARVFVMSLEGELDMSNSPDVRNALLPLFKDEPTHIVVDLSRVPYVDSSGIATFVEGLQLSRKNNVRFTLAGATPAVEAVFDLAYLKNVFEMIPSLEGLFEGEGKA
- a CDS encoding ATP-binding protein, with translation MSLLQLSGPVILDIPTDPASLFLVRGVVERLAQRMDYPPEDVNRMVLAVDEACTNVIRHAYANSPDKRIVITFTAHEDRLEIGIRDFGIPADPDGFAPRDLQEVKPGGLGLHFIRSAMDEITYDIPADGGMLLRLVKYRTHREEPRK
- a CDS encoding PP2C family protein-serine/threonine phosphatase translates to MESGTREPEGLHAAEMERYRERIDNLRECFRTSALINSTLELDEVLENIMTTSRSILKADACSLMLVDEATDELVFAVAQGPVAGKLKAGFRLRKGDGIAGHVFQTGKPLLIEDVYRDARFHQEFDRKTGYRTHSMLCVPLKIKDRVIGVSQVINRLDGTSFVAEDEETLGLLCDHAAIAIENARMHRDLLRKQQMESDLAFATSIQLSFLPQSIPEMPGYTFHAHYRPALAIGGDFYDFIPLGGDRLGILIGDVSGKGVASALCMAKLMSDFRLLAVREKEPAILMRQMNRLLFEQSRRGMFVTLLYMVLDSSDSRIDYVNAGHIPPVLWNEAGGEFVPVRGVGGPPLGILDDCAYVSRSLRLKRGDRLLLFTDGLVDAKSACGERFGWERVQAAVCPARGGIAEVHRRLMDALNEFVGQCPPADDTTMVLIGVGKP